The following are from one region of the Erwinia billingiae Eb661 genome:
- a CDS encoding YfgG family protein: MNSAMSFRKRRKTSHMTRIILLVSFIILVGRLIFVVPGAIKHHQQKNQDVAVPTVITK, encoded by the coding sequence GTGAATAGCGCTATGTCATTTAGAAAACGTCGTAAAACCAGCCATATGACCCGAATTATATTGCTGGTGAGCTTTATTATCTTAGTGGGACGGTTAATTTTTGTGGTGCCCGGTGCCATCAAACATCATCAGCAAAAAAATCAGGACGTTGCTGTGCCTACCGTCATAACGAAATAA
- the mgtE gene encoding magnesium transporter, translating to MSVALSHAQQLAEIRGRILNLLLNDGDLVDTLLERPLNETPAEARAHEEQAEEIRQYIPLLHAADIADLLEALPEDERLALWHLIDTERRGMVLVEASESVWDSLIEEMSDRDLLRAIAPLDIDEQVYLSKYLSRDLTGRLLTSLDPALRSRVLEVMDFDRDRVGRITDFKLITMPADVTLATVQRYLRRKKSIPDGTDKLFITDEHNTLLGELALTDILLNKPKKMVHEVMNDKPTTFRIDDKAEDAAGAFERYNLISAAVIDAKGKLMGRVTIEDVVDLVNEENDSNIRKMGGVNPDEDVFAPVRKSVRTRWTWLAVNLCTAFVASRVIGLFEGTISQIVALAALMPIVAGIGGNTGNQTITMIVRALALHQVEPGNFSFLIGRELGVALINGVFWGGIMGGVTWAMYGNPALGGVMMLAMVLNLLLAALMGVLIPLMMTKFKRDPAVGSSVLITALTDTGGFFIFLGLATIFLIH from the coding sequence ATGTCTGTAGCCTTATCCCATGCCCAGCAACTTGCTGAAATCCGTGGCCGTATCCTCAATCTGCTGTTAAATGACGGCGATCTGGTCGATACGCTGCTTGAACGTCCGCTAAATGAAACACCTGCCGAGGCCAGGGCGCACGAGGAACAGGCGGAAGAGATCAGGCAGTATATTCCCCTGCTGCACGCTGCGGATATTGCTGACCTGCTGGAAGCCCTGCCGGAAGATGAACGCCTGGCATTGTGGCATCTGATTGACACCGAGCGCCGCGGGATGGTGCTGGTCGAAGCCTCTGAAAGCGTCTGGGACAGCCTGATCGAAGAGATGAGCGACCGCGATTTGCTGCGCGCCATCGCCCCGCTGGATATTGATGAGCAGGTTTACCTGTCAAAATATCTCTCGCGGGATTTAACCGGCCGACTGCTGACCTCTCTGGATCCGGCGTTACGCTCCCGCGTGCTTGAAGTCATGGATTTCGATCGCGACCGCGTCGGTCGCATCACCGACTTCAAGCTGATCACCATGCCTGCCGACGTGACCCTTGCCACCGTGCAGCGTTACCTGCGGCGTAAAAAATCCATTCCTGATGGCACCGATAAGCTGTTTATCACCGATGAGCACAACACCCTGTTAGGTGAGCTGGCGCTGACTGACATTCTGCTGAACAAGCCGAAGAAGATGGTTCATGAAGTGATGAACGACAAACCGACCACCTTCCGCATCGATGATAAGGCGGAAGATGCCGCCGGGGCCTTCGAACGTTATAACCTGATCTCTGCGGCGGTTATCGATGCCAAGGGCAAGTTAATGGGCCGCGTGACCATTGAAGATGTGGTCGACCTGGTCAACGAAGAGAACGACAGCAACATCCGTAAAATGGGTGGGGTAAACCCGGATGAGGACGTGTTCGCGCCGGTCCGTAAATCGGTGCGCACGCGCTGGACCTGGTTGGCCGTTAACCTGTGTACCGCGTTTGTCGCCTCACGGGTGATTGGATTATTTGAAGGCACCATTTCGCAAATCGTCGCCCTTGCGGCACTGATGCCGATTGTCGCGGGCATCGGCGGCAATACCGGTAATCAGACCATTACTATGATTGTCCGTGCTCTGGCATTGCACCAGGTCGAACCGGGCAACTTCTCCTTCCTGATTGGCCGTGAGCTTGGCGTCGCGCTGATTAACGGAGTGTTCTGGGGAGGCATTATGGGCGGCGTCACCTGGGCGATGTACGGCAATCCGGCGCTGGGCGGCGTGATGATGCTGGCGATGGTGCTGAATCTGTTGCTGGCCGCGTTAATGGGCGTGCTTATCCCGTTGATGATGACCAAATTCAAAAGGGATCCCGCAGTCGGTTCCAGCGTATTAATCACCGCGCTGACCGACACCGGCGGCTTCTTTATTTTCCTCGGTCTGGCGACGATTTTCCTGATCCACTAA
- the guaA gene encoding glutamine-hydrolyzing GMP synthase gives MTTENIHKHRILILDFGSQYTQLVARRVRELGVYCELWAWDVTEEQIRGFNPNGIILSGGPESTTEHASPRAPEYVFNAGVPVLGVCYGMQTMAMQLGGKVEGSNEREFGYAQVEIALQSALTRGIEDSLSADGKPLMDVWMSHGDKVSAIPADFVTVASTDSCPFAIIANEEKRLYGVQFHPEVTHTRQGLRLLERFVRDICECEALWTPAKIIEDTVERLREQVGNDKVILGLSGGVDSSVTAMLLHRAIGDRLTCVFVDNGLLRLNEAEQVMDMFGDHFGLNIIHVAAEDRFLDALAGIDEPEAKRKTIGRVFVEVFDEHATMLQDVKWLAQGTIYPDVIESAASATGKAHVIKSHHNVGGLPKEMKLGLVEPLKELFKDEVRKIGLELGLPHDMLFRHPFPGPGLGVRVLGEVKKEYCDLLRRADAIFIEELHKADLYNKVSQAFTVFLPVRSVGVMGDGRKYDWVVSLRAVETIDFMTAHWAHLPYEFLGRVSNRIINEINGISRVVYDISGKPPATIEWE, from the coding sequence ATGACGACGGAAAATATTCATAAACATCGCATTCTGATCCTTGATTTCGGCTCGCAGTACACGCAGCTGGTTGCACGCCGCGTGCGTGAGCTGGGCGTCTACTGTGAACTGTGGGCGTGGGATGTCACCGAAGAGCAGATCCGCGGGTTCAACCCGAACGGCATCATCCTTTCTGGTGGCCCGGAAAGCACCACCGAGCACGCAAGCCCACGTGCGCCTGAGTATGTCTTCAATGCGGGCGTGCCGGTGCTGGGCGTGTGCTACGGCATGCAGACCATGGCAATGCAGCTGGGTGGCAAAGTGGAAGGCTCTAACGAGCGTGAATTTGGCTATGCACAGGTTGAAATTGCCTTGCAGAGCGCACTGACCCGTGGCATCGAAGATTCCCTGAGCGCAGATGGCAAGCCGCTGATGGATGTCTGGATGAGCCACGGCGACAAAGTGTCTGCTATCCCGGCTGATTTCGTCACCGTTGCCAGCACGGATTCCTGTCCGTTCGCGATTATCGCCAACGAAGAGAAGCGTCTGTACGGCGTGCAGTTCCACCCGGAAGTGACGCATACCCGTCAGGGCCTGCGTCTGCTGGAGCGTTTTGTTCGCGATATCTGTGAATGTGAAGCGCTGTGGACACCGGCAAAAATCATCGAAGACACCGTTGAGCGTCTGCGTGAGCAGGTGGGCAACGACAAAGTTATCCTCGGCCTGTCAGGCGGTGTGGATTCCTCTGTGACCGCGATGCTGCTGCACCGCGCCATTGGCGACCGCCTGACCTGCGTGTTCGTGGATAACGGCCTGCTGCGTCTGAACGAAGCCGAGCAGGTAATGGATATGTTCGGTGACCACTTCGGTCTGAACATCATTCACGTTGCCGCTGAAGACCGTTTCCTGGATGCGCTGGCTGGCATCGACGAACCTGAAGCGAAGCGTAAGACCATTGGTCGCGTCTTCGTTGAAGTGTTCGACGAGCATGCCACCATGCTGCAGGACGTGAAATGGCTGGCGCAGGGCACCATCTATCCGGACGTGATCGAGTCTGCTGCATCTGCCACCGGCAAAGCGCACGTGATCAAGTCGCACCACAACGTGGGTGGACTGCCGAAAGAGATGAAGCTGGGTCTGGTTGAGCCGCTGAAAGAGCTGTTCAAAGACGAAGTGCGCAAAATCGGCCTGGAATTGGGTCTGCCTCACGACATGCTGTTCCGTCACCCGTTCCCGGGCCCTGGTCTGGGTGTTCGCGTGCTGGGCGAAGTGAAGAAAGAGTACTGTGACCTGCTGCGTCGTGCGGATGCCATCTTCATTGAAGAGCTGCATAAAGCCGACCTGTACAACAAGGTCAGCCAGGCGTTCACCGTGTTCCTGCCAGTGCGTTCCGTTGGCGTGATGGGCGATGGCCGTAAATACGATTGGGTTGTTTCTCTGCGTGCGGTAGAGACCATCGACTTTATGACCGCGCACTGGGCGCACCTGCCGTATGAATTCCTCGGCCGCGTCTCTAACCGCATCATCAACGAAATCAACGGCATCTCCCGTGTGGTTTACGATATTTCAGGTAAACCACCGGCGACGATTGAGTGGGAATAG
- the guaB gene encoding IMP dehydrogenase gives MLRITKEALTFDDVLLVPAHSTVLPNTADLSTQLTKSIRLNIPMLSAAMDTVTEAGLAIALAQEGGLGFIHKNMPIERQAEEVRKVKKHESGVVTDPQTVLPTTALSDVKVLTERNGFAGYPVVNGDNELVGIITGRDVRFVTDLSLPVSAVMTPKDRLVTVREGEAREVVLHKMHEKRVEKALVVDDKFHLLGMITVKDFQKAERKPNACKDEHGRLRVGAAVGAGAGNEERVDALVAAGVDVLLIDSSHGHSEGVLQRIRETRAKYPDLQILGGNVATGAGALALVEAGVSAVKVGIGPGSICTTRIVTGVGVPQITAVSDAVEALEGTGIPVIADGGIRFSGDIAKAIAAGASAVMVGSMLAGTEESPGEIELYQGRSFKSYRGMGSLGAMSKGSSDRYFQTDNAADKLVPEGIEGRVAYKGRLKEIVHQQMGGLRSCMGLTGCATIDDLRTKAEFVRISGAGISESHVHDVTITKESPNYRMGS, from the coding sequence ATGCTAAGAATCACTAAAGAAGCCCTGACTTTCGACGACGTTTTGCTCGTTCCTGCTCACTCCACAGTATTACCAAACACGGCTGACCTCAGCACCCAGCTTACCAAATCTATCCGTCTGAACATCCCAATGCTTTCCGCTGCTATGGATACCGTGACCGAAGCCGGTCTGGCTATTGCACTGGCACAGGAAGGTGGACTCGGCTTTATCCACAAAAACATGCCAATCGAGCGCCAGGCGGAAGAAGTTCGCAAGGTGAAGAAGCATGAAAGTGGTGTGGTCACCGATCCGCAGACCGTTCTGCCAACCACCGCGCTGAGCGATGTTAAAGTGCTGACCGAACGTAACGGCTTTGCAGGCTACCCGGTGGTGAACGGCGACAACGAACTGGTCGGTATCATTACCGGTCGTGACGTGCGCTTCGTGACCGACCTGAGCCTGCCGGTTTCGGCGGTAATGACCCCGAAAGACCGTCTGGTTACCGTTCGCGAAGGCGAAGCCCGCGAAGTAGTTCTGCACAAAATGCACGAAAAACGCGTAGAGAAAGCGCTGGTGGTGGATGATAAATTCCATCTGCTGGGCATGATCACCGTGAAAGACTTCCAGAAAGCCGAACGTAAACCTAACGCCTGTAAAGACGAGCATGGCCGTCTGCGTGTTGGTGCTGCGGTTGGCGCCGGTGCCGGCAACGAAGAGCGTGTTGATGCGCTGGTGGCTGCGGGTGTTGACGTGCTGCTGATTGACTCCTCACACGGCCATTCTGAAGGCGTTCTGCAACGTATCCGTGAAACCCGTGCGAAATATCCCGATCTGCAGATCCTGGGCGGCAACGTGGCGACCGGTGCAGGCGCACTGGCGTTGGTTGAAGCTGGCGTCAGCGCAGTGAAAGTGGGTATCGGTCCGGGTTCCATCTGTACCACGCGTATCGTGACCGGCGTCGGTGTGCCTCAGATCACTGCGGTTTCTGACGCGGTTGAAGCGCTGGAAGGCACCGGGATTCCGGTTATCGCTGATGGCGGTATCCGCTTCTCGGGCGATATCGCTAAGGCGATAGCCGCAGGTGCAAGCGCGGTCATGGTTGGCTCAATGCTGGCGGGTACCGAAGAATCTCCGGGCGAAATCGAGCTGTATCAGGGCCGTTCATTCAAATCCTACCGTGGCATGGGTTCGCTGGGCGCAATGTCCAAAGGCTCCTCTGACCGTTACTTCCAGACCGACAACGCGGCGGACAAACTGGTACCGGAAGGGATTGAAGGCCGTGTGGCTTACAAAGGCCGTCTGAAAGAGATCGTTCACCAGCAAATGGGTGGCCTGCGCTCCTGTATGGGTCTGACCGGTTGTGCTACCATCGACGACCTGCGCACCAAAGCAGAATTTGTCCGCATCAGCGGCGCCGGTATTTCGGAAAGTCACGTTCACGATGTGACGATCACCAAAGAGTCCCCGAACTACCGTATGGGGTCATAA
- the xseA gene encoding exodeoxyribonuclease VII large subunit codes for MSLPPSANIFTVSRLNTTVRKLLEMEMGQVWLSAEISNFSQPSSGHWYFTLKDDGAQVRCAMFRNSNRRVTFRPQNGQQVLVRATITLYEPRGDYQLIAESMQPAGEGLLQQQFEQLKQKLMSEGLFEQSHKQPLPDPARQVGVITSSTGAALHDVLRVLHRRDPSLPVVIYPTPVQGVDAPASIVRAIETANARAECDVLIVGRGGGSLEDLWSFNDERVARAIYASRIPIVSAVGHETDVTIADFVADLRAPTPSAAAELVSRNQIELLRQLQSQQTRLEMAMDYYLAQKSRTFTRIQHRLQQQHPQLRLARQQTALMRLQRRLDDAMQLRVRQAGRQQERAKQRLSAFQPQARIHRAQQNLQQWQYRLQQAMQQQLNGGKQRFSTLTAQLEGVSPLATLARGFSVTTAQDGQVVKKTRQVQTGDTLKTRLDDGWVESEVTAVTPTKKPRKPKNPAS; via the coding sequence ATGTCGCTACCGCCATCAGCCAATATTTTTACCGTCAGCCGTCTCAATACCACAGTGCGCAAGCTGCTGGAGATGGAAATGGGCCAGGTCTGGCTGAGTGCTGAAATCTCCAACTTCTCGCAGCCCTCTTCCGGTCACTGGTATTTCACTCTGAAAGACGATGGTGCCCAGGTGCGCTGTGCGATGTTCCGCAACAGTAACCGGCGCGTCACCTTCCGGCCGCAAAATGGCCAGCAGGTGTTAGTCAGAGCAACCATCACCCTGTATGAACCGCGCGGGGATTACCAGCTGATTGCCGAAAGCATGCAGCCCGCCGGTGAAGGTCTGTTGCAACAGCAGTTCGAGCAGTTGAAGCAGAAGCTGATGAGCGAAGGGCTTTTTGAACAAAGCCATAAACAGCCGTTGCCGGACCCGGCCCGTCAGGTTGGGGTGATCACCTCGTCCACCGGCGCCGCGTTGCATGACGTCCTGCGCGTACTGCATCGACGCGATCCCTCGCTGCCTGTCGTCATCTACCCTACCCCGGTTCAGGGCGTGGATGCGCCGGCCAGCATTGTTCGCGCCATTGAAACCGCCAACGCCCGTGCCGAATGTGACGTGCTGATTGTGGGACGCGGCGGCGGCTCTCTGGAAGATCTGTGGAGCTTCAACGACGAGCGGGTTGCCCGCGCGATTTACGCCAGCCGCATTCCGATTGTCAGTGCCGTTGGCCATGAAACCGATGTGACCATCGCCGATTTTGTTGCCGACCTGCGAGCACCGACGCCTTCTGCTGCCGCCGAGCTGGTGAGCCGTAACCAAATCGAACTGCTGCGTCAGCTGCAATCTCAGCAAACCCGGCTGGAAATGGCGATGGATTATTACCTCGCGCAGAAGAGCCGGACCTTCACCCGCATTCAGCATCGTTTGCAGCAGCAGCACCCGCAGTTGCGCCTGGCCCGTCAGCAGACCGCGCTGATGCGTCTGCAACGCCGTCTGGACGACGCAATGCAGTTACGAGTGCGTCAGGCTGGCCGTCAGCAAGAACGCGCTAAGCAGCGTCTGAGCGCGTTTCAGCCGCAGGCGCGCATCCATCGCGCTCAGCAAAACCTGCAGCAGTGGCAGTACCGTCTGCAACAGGCGATGCAGCAGCAGCTGAATGGCGGAAAACAGCGCTTCTCAACGCTTACCGCGCAACTTGAGGGCGTCAGCCCACTGGCGACGCTGGCGCGTGGGTTTAGCGTCACCACGGCCCAGGATGGCCAGGTGGTGAAAAAGACCCGCCAGGTACAGACCGGCGACACGCTGAAAACCCGGTTAGATGACGGTTGGGTCGAGAGTGAAGTCACTGCCGTAACCCCGACTAAAAAACCGCGCAAGCCGAAAAATCCCGCATCCTGA
- a CDS encoding M4 family metallopeptidase yields MHYGVIPPYILRKIIDNGSGQQQSCARNTLVHVQTLMAENWIKPEGTTNATPGEVQREIYDSEQTQNLPGTLVRREGQPAGSDIASTEAYDYLGFTYDFFWQAYQRNSLDNQGLTLKGTVHYGKDYQNAFWNGQQMVFGDGDGEIFNRFTIALDVVGHELAHGVTETEAGLIYFEQAGALNESLSDVFGSLVKQFHQKQTADQADWIIGEGLLADKIKGKGLRSMSAPGTAYDDPLLGKDPQPADMKGYIQTRDDNGGVHLNSGIPNRAFYLAAKALGGYAWELAGYAWYDTVCDKTLPQNADFKTFAGFTIKHGQKRFNKSVAEAIEEAWKQVGVL; encoded by the coding sequence ATGCACTATGGCGTTATTCCCCCTTACATCCTGCGCAAAATAATCGATAACGGTTCCGGGCAGCAGCAAAGCTGTGCGCGCAATACGTTAGTCCACGTTCAGACGCTGATGGCCGAGAACTGGATCAAACCTGAAGGCACAACAAACGCCACGCCCGGCGAGGTCCAGCGGGAAATTTACGATTCAGAACAGACGCAAAATCTGCCCGGTACGCTGGTTCGTCGCGAAGGCCAGCCCGCAGGCAGCGATATCGCCTCGACCGAGGCGTATGACTATCTTGGTTTTACCTATGATTTCTTCTGGCAGGCCTACCAGCGCAACTCGCTGGACAATCAGGGCCTGACGCTGAAAGGCACCGTCCACTATGGTAAAGACTATCAAAATGCCTTCTGGAACGGTCAGCAGATGGTGTTCGGTGATGGAGACGGCGAGATATTTAATCGCTTTACCATCGCGCTGGATGTGGTCGGTCATGAACTGGCACACGGCGTCACCGAAACCGAAGCCGGATTGATTTACTTCGAGCAGGCTGGTGCGCTAAACGAATCGCTGTCGGATGTCTTTGGCTCGCTGGTGAAGCAATTTCATCAAAAGCAGACAGCCGACCAAGCCGACTGGATTATTGGCGAAGGCCTGCTGGCCGACAAAATCAAAGGCAAAGGCCTGCGATCGATGTCAGCGCCCGGTACCGCCTATGACGACCCGTTATTAGGCAAGGATCCGCAGCCCGCCGACATGAAAGGCTACATCCAGACCCGCGATGATAACGGTGGTGTGCACCTCAATTCCGGCATTCCAAACCGCGCATTCTATCTGGCGGCAAAAGCGCTGGGTGGCTATGCATGGGAACTGGCCGGATACGCCTGGTATGACACGGTCTGTGACAAAACCCTGCCGCAGAATGCCGATTTCAAAACCTTTGCCGGTTTCACCATCAAGCATGGTCAGAAACGGTTTAACAAATCCGTCGCGGAAGCGATTGAAGAGGCCTGGAAACAGGTTGGCGTACTCTGA
- a CDS encoding protealysin inhibitor emfourin has translation MDSLPELSDDAVIDVAREGGFAYIPKLSGPRRIALAQLSGPQREHVCNVLRQAMPLAESPAEQSRAGQGDQRYYRIEISYATPDRLGNIVIIIAEDQAPPALVQLWQDGQ, from the coding sequence ATGGACAGCTTGCCGGAACTGAGCGATGACGCGGTGATTGATGTGGCGCGTGAAGGAGGCTTTGCTTATATCCCTAAACTGTCGGGACCGCGACGCATTGCGCTGGCACAGCTTAGCGGGCCTCAGCGTGAGCATGTGTGCAATGTTTTGCGCCAGGCCATGCCGCTGGCCGAATCGCCGGCAGAACAAAGCCGGGCTGGTCAGGGCGATCAGCGCTATTACCGCATAGAGATCAGTTATGCCACGCCCGATCGGCTGGGTAACATCGTGATTATCATTGCCGAAGATCAGGCACCGCCGGCGCTGGTACAGCTCTGGCAGGACGGGCAATAG